A genomic stretch from Coffea arabica cultivar ET-39 chromosome 10c, Coffea Arabica ET-39 HiFi, whole genome shotgun sequence includes:
- the LOC113714492 gene encoding protein NRT1/ PTR FAMILY 5.10 isoform X3, with translation MGWRSFTCTNFWSICGRFLPWLLQVNHHCCHSLHLVTGASDSQGRTKNELGPESPAMHIKALFFGSLYLIALAQGYNTFLQAFGANQFDEKHPEESKAKSSFFNWWFCVGAMGAIATHLILPYIQDNINWGIGFGIPFLAVIVGLILFLLGNKMYRFPATIGDKEVEIRYGKKDKGFKKSISALYIVAPSSSREESLLHGEFLKDDSPPAGDDSTNINETSSKTKEIKEVLRLFPIWVTCLTYTIGHAQSCTLFTKQATTLDRSIGQSYSIPTAALRIIIALSVAFCSIIYDRIFIPIARRITRYPYGITMLQRIGIGMAISVLNMVIAAVIEKKRLKTARDFGLLDISNATVPMTFWWLAPQYLLFGLVDVLINVGMQEFFYDQVPTELRCLGLSFSQGAIGIGDFLSSFLVSMIDKITSQGSRESWFSDNLNRAHVDYFYWLLAGIGVVGLIAFVCLAKSYIYREPNNIKNDSDV, from the exons ATGGGTTGGCGTAGCTTCACTTGTACCAATTTTTGGAGCATTTGTGGCCGATTCCTTCCTTGGCTGCTACAAGTCAATCATCATTGCTGCCATTCTCTACATCTTG TTACCGGAGCTTCAGATTCCCAAGGTAGAACCAAGAATGAATTAGGGCCTGAATCACCTGCTATGCATATCAAAGCTTTGTTTTTTGGATCACTGTATCTGATCGCACTGGCGCAAGGATATAACACCTTTCTTCAAGCCTTTGGAGCCAATCAATTTGATGAAAAACATCCGGAAGAGAGCAAAGCCAAGAGCTCATTCTTCAACTGGTGGTTTTGTGTCGGGGCCATGGGTGCAATAGCTACACATTTAATCTTACCATACATTCAGGACAACATAAATTGGGGCATTGGTTTTGGGATTCCATTTCTGGCCGTGATAGTCGGGCTTATCCTGTTTTTACTGGGAAACAAAATGTATCGATTTCCTGCCACAATAGGTGATAAAGAGGTAGAAATCCGTTATGGGAAGAAGGACAAGGGATTCAAGAAAAGCATAAGTGCTTTGTACATTGTAGCTCCCTCATCAAGCCGTGAAGAAAGCCTTCTGCATGGCGa GTTTCTCAAGGATGACTCACCTCCTGCAGGCGATGATTCAACAAACATTAATGAAACCTCTAGCAAGACTAAAGAAATAAAGGAAGTTTTAAGGCTGTTTCCAATATGGGTAACTTGTTTAACGTATACAATTGGGCATGCTCAATCCTGCACATTATTTACTAAGCAAGCTACAACACTTGACAGATCAATAGGGCAAAGTTATAGTATACCAACTGCAGCACTTCGGATTATCATCGCCCTTTCTGTAGCGTTCTGTAGCATAATTTATGATCGAATTTTCATCCCAATTGCGAGAAGGATAACAAGATATCCCTATGGGATAACAATGCTTCAGAGAATAGGAATTGGCATGGCAATATCTGTCCTGAACATGGTCATTGCAGCTGTGATTGAGAAGAAAAGACTCAAAACTGCTCGAGATTTTGGTCTCCTCGACATTTCTAATGCAACAGTTCCCATGACTTTTTGGTGGTTGGCGCCTCAATATTTATTATTTGGACTCGTTGATGTGTTGATTAACGTAGGAATGCAGGAATTCTTCTATGATCAGGTGCCTACAGAATTAAGATGTTTAGGCCTCTCTTTTTCCCAGGGGGCCATAGGCATAGGCGATTTCTTGAGCAGCTTTCTGGTCTCTATGATTGACAAAATTACAAGCCAAGGGAGTAGAGAAAGTTGGTTCTCAGATAACTTAAATCGAGCACATGTTGATTACTTCTATTGGCTGCTTGCTGGAATAGGTGTTGTGGGTTTAATTGCATTTGTCTGTTTAGCAAAATCTTACATTTATAGGGAACCAAATAATATCAAAAACGATTCTGATGTATAG
- the LOC113714492 gene encoding protein NRT1/ PTR FAMILY 5.10 isoform X1: MSGSRSTEPQTPLLATDNEPVDGYTDYKGCPIKRSKSGGWRSASCILAARSLERFAYLGIESNLINYLTGPIGESVATAAANVNTWVGVASLVPIFGAFVADSFLGCYKSIIIAAILYILGLGLLTLSAMITPIVTGASDSQGRTKNELGPESPAMHIKALFFGSLYLIALAQGYNTFLQAFGANQFDEKHPEESKAKSSFFNWWFCVGAMGAIATHLILPYIQDNINWGIGFGIPFLAVIVGLILFLLGNKMYRFPATIGDKEVEIRYGKKDKGFKKSISALYIVAPSSSREESLLHGEFLKDDSPPAGDDSTNINETSSKTKEIKEVLRLFPIWVTCLTYTIGHAQSCTLFTKQATTLDRSIGQSYSIPTAALRIIIALSVAFCSIIYDRIFIPIARRITRYPYGITMLQRIGIGMAISVLNMVIAAVIEKKRLKTARDFGLLDISNATVPMTFWWLAPQYLLFGLVDVLINVGMQEFFYDQVPTELRCLGLSFSQGAIGIGDFLSSFLVSMIDKITSQGSRESWFSDNLNRAHVDYFYWLLAGIGVVGLIAFVCLAKSYIYREPNNIKNDSDV, from the exons ATGAGTGGAAGCAGAAGCACGGAACCCCAAACTCCACTCCTTGCCACTGATAATGAACCAGTGGATGGTTATACTGATTACAAGGGCTGTCCAATTAAACGATCCAAATCAGGTGGATGGAGATCGGCATCTTGCATCCTCG CTGCAAGAAGTCTTGAGAGGTTTGCATATTTAGGAATAGAATCAAATCTCATTAACTATCTGACCGGGCCAATCGGAGAATCTGTTGCAACAGCTGCGGCTAATGTCAATACATGGGTTGGCGTAGCTTCACTTGTACCAATTTTTGGAGCATTTGTGGCCGATTCCTTCCTTGGCTGCTACAAGTCAATCATCATTGCTGCCATTCTCTACATCTTG GGACTCGGATTGTTGACCCTTTCTGCAATGATTACTCCAATAGTTACCGGAGCTTCAGATTCCCAAGGTAGAACCAAGAATGAATTAGGGCCTGAATCACCTGCTATGCATATCAAAGCTTTGTTTTTTGGATCACTGTATCTGATCGCACTGGCGCAAGGATATAACACCTTTCTTCAAGCCTTTGGAGCCAATCAATTTGATGAAAAACATCCGGAAGAGAGCAAAGCCAAGAGCTCATTCTTCAACTGGTGGTTTTGTGTCGGGGCCATGGGTGCAATAGCTACACATTTAATCTTACCATACATTCAGGACAACATAAATTGGGGCATTGGTTTTGGGATTCCATTTCTGGCCGTGATAGTCGGGCTTATCCTGTTTTTACTGGGAAACAAAATGTATCGATTTCCTGCCACAATAGGTGATAAAGAGGTAGAAATCCGTTATGGGAAGAAGGACAAGGGATTCAAGAAAAGCATAAGTGCTTTGTACATTGTAGCTCCCTCATCAAGCCGTGAAGAAAGCCTTCTGCATGGCGa GTTTCTCAAGGATGACTCACCTCCTGCAGGCGATGATTCAACAAACATTAATGAAACCTCTAGCAAGACTAAAGAAATAAAGGAAGTTTTAAGGCTGTTTCCAATATGGGTAACTTGTTTAACGTATACAATTGGGCATGCTCAATCCTGCACATTATTTACTAAGCAAGCTACAACACTTGACAGATCAATAGGGCAAAGTTATAGTATACCAACTGCAGCACTTCGGATTATCATCGCCCTTTCTGTAGCGTTCTGTAGCATAATTTATGATCGAATTTTCATCCCAATTGCGAGAAGGATAACAAGATATCCCTATGGGATAACAATGCTTCAGAGAATAGGAATTGGCATGGCAATATCTGTCCTGAACATGGTCATTGCAGCTGTGATTGAGAAGAAAAGACTCAAAACTGCTCGAGATTTTGGTCTCCTCGACATTTCTAATGCAACAGTTCCCATGACTTTTTGGTGGTTGGCGCCTCAATATTTATTATTTGGACTCGTTGATGTGTTGATTAACGTAGGAATGCAGGAATTCTTCTATGATCAGGTGCCTACAGAATTAAGATGTTTAGGCCTCTCTTTTTCCCAGGGGGCCATAGGCATAGGCGATTTCTTGAGCAGCTTTCTGGTCTCTATGATTGACAAAATTACAAGCCAAGGGAGTAGAGAAAGTTGGTTCTCAGATAACTTAAATCGAGCACATGTTGATTACTTCTATTGGCTGCTTGCTGGAATAGGTGTTGTGGGTTTAATTGCATTTGTCTGTTTAGCAAAATCTTACATTTATAGGGAACCAAATAATATCAAAAACGATTCTGATGTATAG
- the LOC113714492 gene encoding protein NRT1/ PTR FAMILY 5.10 isoform X2, whose product MEIGILHPRLVNTYIIATAARSLERFAYLGIESNLINYLTGPIGESVATAAANVNTWVGVASLVPIFGAFVADSFLGCYKSIIIAAILYILGLGLLTLSAMITPIVTGASDSQGRTKNELGPESPAMHIKALFFGSLYLIALAQGYNTFLQAFGANQFDEKHPEESKAKSSFFNWWFCVGAMGAIATHLILPYIQDNINWGIGFGIPFLAVIVGLILFLLGNKMYRFPATIGDKEVEIRYGKKDKGFKKSISALYIVAPSSSREESLLHGEFLKDDSPPAGDDSTNINETSSKTKEIKEVLRLFPIWVTCLTYTIGHAQSCTLFTKQATTLDRSIGQSYSIPTAALRIIIALSVAFCSIIYDRIFIPIARRITRYPYGITMLQRIGIGMAISVLNMVIAAVIEKKRLKTARDFGLLDISNATVPMTFWWLAPQYLLFGLVDVLINVGMQEFFYDQVPTELRCLGLSFSQGAIGIGDFLSSFLVSMIDKITSQGSRESWFSDNLNRAHVDYFYWLLAGIGVVGLIAFVCLAKSYIYREPNNIKNDSDV is encoded by the exons ATGGAGATCGGCATCTTGCATCCTCGGTTAGTAAACACTTATATTATTGCAACAG CTGCAAGAAGTCTTGAGAGGTTTGCATATTTAGGAATAGAATCAAATCTCATTAACTATCTGACCGGGCCAATCGGAGAATCTGTTGCAACAGCTGCGGCTAATGTCAATACATGGGTTGGCGTAGCTTCACTTGTACCAATTTTTGGAGCATTTGTGGCCGATTCCTTCCTTGGCTGCTACAAGTCAATCATCATTGCTGCCATTCTCTACATCTTG GGACTCGGATTGTTGACCCTTTCTGCAATGATTACTCCAATAGTTACCGGAGCTTCAGATTCCCAAGGTAGAACCAAGAATGAATTAGGGCCTGAATCACCTGCTATGCATATCAAAGCTTTGTTTTTTGGATCACTGTATCTGATCGCACTGGCGCAAGGATATAACACCTTTCTTCAAGCCTTTGGAGCCAATCAATTTGATGAAAAACATCCGGAAGAGAGCAAAGCCAAGAGCTCATTCTTCAACTGGTGGTTTTGTGTCGGGGCCATGGGTGCAATAGCTACACATTTAATCTTACCATACATTCAGGACAACATAAATTGGGGCATTGGTTTTGGGATTCCATTTCTGGCCGTGATAGTCGGGCTTATCCTGTTTTTACTGGGAAACAAAATGTATCGATTTCCTGCCACAATAGGTGATAAAGAGGTAGAAATCCGTTATGGGAAGAAGGACAAGGGATTCAAGAAAAGCATAAGTGCTTTGTACATTGTAGCTCCCTCATCAAGCCGTGAAGAAAGCCTTCTGCATGGCGa GTTTCTCAAGGATGACTCACCTCCTGCAGGCGATGATTCAACAAACATTAATGAAACCTCTAGCAAGACTAAAGAAATAAAGGAAGTTTTAAGGCTGTTTCCAATATGGGTAACTTGTTTAACGTATACAATTGGGCATGCTCAATCCTGCACATTATTTACTAAGCAAGCTACAACACTTGACAGATCAATAGGGCAAAGTTATAGTATACCAACTGCAGCACTTCGGATTATCATCGCCCTTTCTGTAGCGTTCTGTAGCATAATTTATGATCGAATTTTCATCCCAATTGCGAGAAGGATAACAAGATATCCCTATGGGATAACAATGCTTCAGAGAATAGGAATTGGCATGGCAATATCTGTCCTGAACATGGTCATTGCAGCTGTGATTGAGAAGAAAAGACTCAAAACTGCTCGAGATTTTGGTCTCCTCGACATTTCTAATGCAACAGTTCCCATGACTTTTTGGTGGTTGGCGCCTCAATATTTATTATTTGGACTCGTTGATGTGTTGATTAACGTAGGAATGCAGGAATTCTTCTATGATCAGGTGCCTACAGAATTAAGATGTTTAGGCCTCTCTTTTTCCCAGGGGGCCATAGGCATAGGCGATTTCTTGAGCAGCTTTCTGGTCTCTATGATTGACAAAATTACAAGCCAAGGGAGTAGAGAAAGTTGGTTCTCAGATAACTTAAATCGAGCACATGTTGATTACTTCTATTGGCTGCTTGCTGGAATAGGTGTTGTGGGTTTAATTGCATTTGTCTGTTTAGCAAAATCTTACATTTATAGGGAACCAAATAATATCAAAAACGATTCTGATGTATAG